In one window of Mus pahari chromosome 3, PAHARI_EIJ_v1.1, whole genome shotgun sequence DNA:
- the Phpt1 gene encoding 14 kDa phosphohistidine phosphatase — protein sequence MAADLGQIPDVDIDSDGVFKYVLIRVHLAEPSGDPAKECKEIVRGYKWAEYHADIYDKVSGELQRNGYDCECLGGGRISHQSQDRKIHVYGYSMGYGRAQHSVSTEKIKAKYPDYEVTWADDGY from the exons ATGGCGGCGGACCTCGGTCAGATTCCTGATGTGGACATTGATTCGGATGGCGTCTTCAAGTATGTGCTGATTCGAGTCCACTTAGCAGAGCCTTCCGGGGATCCGGCGAAGGAGTGCAAGGAAATCGTGCGTGGCTACAAATGGGCTGAGTACCACG CGGACATCTATGACAAAGTGTCAGGCGAGCTGCAAAGGAATGGCTATGACTGTGAGTGCCTAGGCGGCGGGCGCATCTCCCATCAGAGCCAGGACAGGAAGATACACGTATATGGCTACTCTATG GGTTACGGTCGTGCCCAGCACTCAGTTTCAACCGAGAAGATCAAAGCCAAGTATCCTGACTATGAGGTCACCTGGGCTGACGATGGCTACTGA
- the Ajm1 gene encoding apical junction component 1 homolog → MTRTDPPDLLVSTVYQDIKVVDPGLTSKRQPCERSVARPAAPTPFNKRHCRSFDFLEALDEPTMETHPEPPPPEPAPPRARPRDSEPRRRTRSKSAPRAPQGLATAPASPPVLQRRGREAQRAVRVEGSPRREPSYPALRALANELHPIKLQPQRGGPGRIAPLCATPGRCAPPEPPSGPVPHVRCRLDIKPDEAVLQHAARSSRSCAPRETSSWARTTPQFHGLTVPGPRHVALSRTPTPSDLYCTDPRALYCEGPLPGPRDYLEHRSQPFTTPPGPTQFFYTEEPEGYAGSFTTSPGLPFDGYCSRPYLSEEPPRPSPRRGGSYYAGEVRTFPIQEPPSRSYYGETTRAYGMPFVPRYVPEEPRAHPGARTFYTEDFGRYRERDILARTYPHPRSSPAWADWGPRPYRTLQVMPPPAPGPLLASWHGGTGTSPPRLATDSRHYSRSWDNILAPGPRREDPLGRGRSYENLLGREVRDTRGSSPEGRRPPVVVNLSTSPRRYAALSLSETSLTEKGRAGESLGRNWYVTPEITITDNDLRSVERPTAKGWELPGGRPRQPAPTVPEGPASSRQRSLEQLDELITDLVIDSRSPAQAPEPAAEGLGRQLRRLLDSRPAGPGGATLLAPSRSPPASAGSTEEPTGSGEAADASPEPSADEDDLMTCSNARCRRTETMFNACLYFKSCHSCYTYYCSRLCRREDWDAHKARCVYGRVGSVCRHVLQFCRDSSPVHRAFSRIARVGFLSRGRGVLFLGFPSPGSADNFLRFGLEGLLLSPTYLSLRELATHAAPLGSYARELAAAGRLYEPAECFLLSVSVAVGPGAAPPGAAARPAPRTPGPTVRKFAKVALAAGSPTRPPPARGGEPDMETLILTPPPGTAGLDEEGEAGRRAREVAFIHIQRELRMRGVFLRHEFPRVYEQLCEFVEANRRFTPTTIYPTDRRTGRPFMCMIMAASEPRALDWVASANLLDDIM, encoded by the coding sequence ATGACCCGCACGGACCCTCCGGACTTGCTGGTGTCGACCGTGTACCAGGACATCAAGGTGGTGGACCCAGGGCTCACGTCCAAACGCCAGCCATGTGAGCGATCCGTGGCCCGGCCTGCTGCGCCCACGCCTTTCAACAAGCGCCACTGCCGTAGTTTTGACTTCTTAGAGGCACTGGACGAGCCCACCATGGAGACACACCCAGAGCCGCCACCTCCTGAACCTGCGCCACCGCGCGCCCGACCCCGAGACAGCGAGCCTCGGCGCCGCACCCGTTCCAAGAGTGCGCCCCGTGCGCCCCAAGGCCTGGCGACTGCTCCAGCTTCGCCGCCCGTACTGCAACGCAGAGGCCGGGAAGCCCAGCGTGCAGTGCGGGTGGAGGGGTCGCCGCGCCGGGAGCCCTCGTATCCTGCGCTGAGAGCTCTCGCTAATGAGCTGCACCCCATCAAGCTCCAGCCACAGCGGGGAGGCCCCGGACGCATCGCGCCTCTATGCGCCACCCCAGGCCGCTGCGCACCACCGGAACCACCCTCTGGACCCGTCCCCCATGTCCGCTGCCGTTTGGACATCAAACCGGACGAGGCAGTGCTGCAGCACGCCGCCCGAAGCTCGCGATCTTGCGCACCTAGAGAGACGTCGTCCTGGGCTCGCACAACCCCACAGTTCCATGGCCTCACAGTTCCCGGCCCTCGCCACGTGGCTCTGTCACGcactcccacccccagtgacttGTACTGTACTGACCCCAGAGCTCTGTACTGCGAAGGGCCGCTGCCTGGGCCCCGGGACTACTTGGAGCACCGCAGTCAACCCTTCACAACGCCTCCAGGACCCACCCAATTCTTCTACACCGAGGAGCCAGAGGGCTACGCAGGCAGCTTTACCACAAGCCCCGGCCTTCCCTTTGATGGCTACTGTTCCAGGCCCTATTTGTCCGAAGAACCCCCTAGACCCAGTCCAAGGCGTGGGGGCAGCTACTATGCTGGCGAAGTACGCACCTTCCCGATCCAGGAGCCCCCCTCCCGCTCCTACTACGGGGAGACAACTCGAGCCTACGGTATGCCTTTCGTTCCCCGGTACGTCCCAGAAGAGCCCCGGGCGCACCCTGGAGCCCGCACCTTTTACACCGAGGACTTTGGGAGGTACCGTGAACGCGATATACTGGCTCGGACTTACCCGCACCCGCGcagcagcccagcctgggctgaCTGGGGTCCGAGGCCTTACCGCACCCTTCAGGTGATGCCGCCTCCCGCCCCTGGACCACTGTTGGCCTCGTGGCACGGCGGCACCGGCACAAGCCCACCCCGGCTGGCCACCGATAGCCGCCACTACTCTCGATCCTGGGACAACATCCTAGCTCCTGGTCCTCGTCGTGAAGATCCTCTAGGACGCGGCCGCAGCTATGAGAACCTTCTGGGACGCGAGGTTCGGGATACGCGGGGTTCATCCCCTGAAGGTCGGCGTCCACCAGTCGTAGTGAATCTGTCCACCTCACCCAGACGCTATGCAGCACTGTCGCTGTCCGAGACGTCGCTGACGGAGAAGGGTCGCGCGGGGGAGAGCCTGGGCCGCAACTGGTACGTCACGCCAGAGATTACCATCACAGACAATGACCTGCGCTCAGTGGAGCGCCCGACTGCCAAGGGCTGGGAATTGCCTGGAGGCCGACCACGGCAGCCAGCACCCACGGTCCCCGAGGGTCCTGCTTCAAGCCGCCAGCGCAGCCTCGAGCAGCTGGACGAGCTCATCACTGACCTGGTCATCGACTCACGGTCGCCAGCCCAAGCCCCGGAGCCTGCCGCCGAAGGTTTAGGCCGCCAACTCCGCCGCCTGCTGGACTCCCGGCCTGCGGGCCCTGGAGGGGCCACCCTGCTGGCGCCATCGCGCTCGCCCCCGGCCTCGGCTGGCAGCACTGAAGAGCCCACCGGCTCGGGGGAGGCAGCCGACGCCTCCCCGGAGCCCAGCGCAGACGAGGATGACTTGATGACCTGCTCCAACGCGCGCTGCCGGCGGACAGAGACCATGTTCAACGCCTGCCTCTACTTCAAGTCCTGCCACAGCTGCTATACCTACTACTGCTCGCGTCTGTGCCGCCGAGAGGACTGGGATGCGCACAAGGCGCGTTGCGTGTACGGCCGCGTGGGCAGCGTGTGCCGCCACGTGCTGCAGTTCTGCCGCGACAGCAGCCCAGTACATCGCGCCTTCTCGCGCATAGCGCGGGTCGGATTCCTGTCGCGAGGCCGTGGCGTGCTGTTCTTGGGCTTCCCGAGCCCGGGCTCTGCCGACAACTTCCTACGCTTCGGCCTCGAAGGGCTGCTGCTATCGCCCACCTACCTGTCGCTGCGTGAGCTGGCTACACATGCGGCGCCCCTGGGTAGCTATGCACGAGAGCTGGCGGCCGCTGGAAGGCTCTATGAGCCGGCGGAGTGCTTCCTGCTTAGCGTGTCCGTGGCTGTGGGCCCCGGCGCTGCACCCCCCGGAGCCGCTGCCCGGCCCGCGCCGCGCACTCCTGGGCCCACGGTGCGCAAGTTCGCCAAGGTGGCTCTGGCCGCTGGCAGCCCGACGCGTCCTCCTCCTGCGCGTGGCGGAGAGCCAGATATGGAAACGCTGATCCTGACGCCACCCCCAGGTACTGCGGGCCTGGACGAAGAAGGTGAGGCCGGCCGGCGCGCGCGTGAAGTAGCCTTCATCCATATCCAACGTGAGTTGCGAATGCGCGGGGTCTTCCTCCGCCACGAATTCCCACGGGTCTACGAgcagctctgtgagtttgtggaAGCTAACCGGCGCTTCACGCCCACAACCATCTATCCCACGGATCGGCGCACTGGCCGCCCCTTCATGTGCATGATCATGGCTGCTTCCGAGCCGCGTGCACTAGACTGGGTAGCCAGCGCCAACCTGCTGGACGACATCATGTGA
- the Rabl6 gene encoding rab-like protein 6, with the protein MFSALKKLVGSEQAPGRDKNIPAGLQSMNQALQRRFAKGVQYNMKIVIRGDRNTGKTALWHRLQGKKFVEEYIPTQEIQVTSIHWNYKTTDDVVKVEVWDVVDKGKCKKRGDGLKTENDPQEAESEMALDAEFLDVYKNCNGVVMMFDITKQWTFNYVLRELPKVPTHVPVCVLGNYRDMGEHRVILPDDVRDFIEHLDRPPGSSYFRYAESSMKNSFGLKYLHKFFNIPFLQLQRETLLRQLETNQLDIDATLEELSVQQETEDQNYSIFLEMMEARSRGHASPLAANGQSPSSGSQSPVVPPSAVSTGSSSPSTPQPAPQLSLGVSSACPSAPSPVPCLEAMPSSVHSPAPAPAPAPRRSIISRLFGSSPAAEVTPSPPEPAPALEAPARVQNVEDFVPEDGLDRSFLEDTSVPKDKKVGAKGPQQDSDSDDGEALGGNPMVAGFQDDVDIEDQTHGKSLLPSDPIPSKNISLSSEEEAEGLAGHPRVAPQQCSEPETKWSSTKVSHPQRKGAPTRGMAPWSDGPTTDDSERPQEGKDKQMSSESDPEGPIAAQMLSFVMDDPDFESDESDTQKRMGKFPVREDLSDVTDEDSGPAQPPPPSKLPAPAFRLKNDSDLFGLGLEEMGPKESSDEDRDSKLPSKEKKKKKKKSKEEEEKTTKKKSKHKKSKDKEEGKEDRKKRRKPPRSKEQKAADELEAFLGGGAPGSRHPGGGDYEEL; encoded by the exons TGAAGATTGTGATCCGGGGTGACAGGAACACCGGCAAGACAGCTCTGTGGCATCGACTGCAGGGCAAGAAGTTTGTGGAAGAATACATCCCCACACAGGAGATCCAGGTCACCAGCATCCATTGGAACTAcaaaa CTACTGATGATGTAGTGAAAGTTGAAGTCTGGGATGTAGTTGATAAAG gaaaatgtaaaaaacGAGGTGATGGCTTGAAGACGGAGAATGACCCCCAGGAG gcAGAGTCTGAGATGGCCCTGGATGCTGAGTTCCTGGATGTGTACAAGAACTGTAATGGAGTGGTCATGATGTTTGACATCACTAAGCAGTG GACCTTCAATTATGTTCTCCGGGAGCTTCCCAAAGTGCCAACCCATGTGCCGGTGTGTGTGCTGGGCAACTACCGTGACATGGGCGAGCATCGAGTCATTCTGCCAGACGATGTGCGGGACTTCATTGAGCACCTGGACAG ACCTCCAGGTTCCTCCTATTTCCGCTATGCTGAATCTTCCATGAAGAACAGCTTTGGTCTAAAGTACCTGCATAAGTTCTTCAACATCCCATTTTTGCAGCTACAG AGGGAGACACTACTGAGGCAGCTGGAGACAAACCAACTAGACATCGATGCCACACTAGAGGAGCTATCAGTGCAGCAGGAAACTGAGGACCAGAACTACAGCAT CTTCCTTGAAATGATGGAGGCTCGAAGTCGAGGCCATGCATCCCCTTTGGCAGCCAATGGGCAGAGCCCATCCTCAGGCTCCCAGTCGCCAGTTGTGCCTCCAAGTGCTGTATCCACAGggagttccagccccagcacaccCCAGCCTGCCCCTCAGCTGTCTCTAGGTGTCTCCTCCGCCTGTCCCTCAGCACCATCTCCTGTACCCTGTTTGGAGGCCATGCCCTCCTCTGTacactctccagccccagccccagccccagccccgcgTCGCAGTATCATCTCTCGGCTGTTTGGGTCCTCACCAGCTGCAGAAGTGACCCCTTCACCTCCAG AGCCAGCTCCAGCTCTAGAAGCTCCAGCAAGAGTCCAGAATGTTGAGGATTTTGTCCCTGAAGATGGCCTTGACCGAAGCTTCCTGGAAGACACAAGTGTGCCTAAAGACAAGAAAGTTGGAGCCAAAGGTCCCCAGCAGGATAGTGACAG TGACGATGGGGAGGCCCTAGGAGGGAACCCAATGGTGGCAGGTTTCCAGGATGATGTGGACATAGAAGACCAGACACATGGCAAATCCCTGCTGCCCTCAGATCCCATTCCCAGTAAGAACATCAGTCTCTCAAGTGAGGAGGAAGCTGAAGGACTGGCAGGCCACCCTAGAGTGGCCCCTCAGCAATGCTCAGAGCCTGAGACTAAATG GTCCTCCACAAAGGTCTCACATCCACAAAGGAAGGGTGCGCCCACGAGAGGCATGGCACCATGGTCGGATGGTCCCACCACTGATGACTCTGAAAGACCCCAGGAAGGGAAGGACAAACAGATGTCATCAGAGAGTGACCCTGAGGGTCCCATCGCTGCCCAGATGCTATCCTTTGTCATGGATGACCCTGACTTTGAAAGTGATGAATCGGACACACAGAAGAGAATG GGCAAGTTTCCAGTAAGAGAAGACCTCTCTGATGTAACCGATGAGGACAGTGGCCCTGCTCAGCCACCTCCACCCTCCAAGCTCCCAGCCCCTGCTTTCAGACTGAAGAATGACTCAGATCTCTTTGGGCTGGGCCTAGAGGAGATGGGACCCAAGGAAAGCAGTGATGAAG ATAGAGACAGCAAGCTTCCCTctaaggagaagaagaaaaagaagaagaaaagcaaagag gaggaagaaaagactacaaaaaagaaaagcaaacataagaagagcaaggacaaggaggagggcaaggaggatcggaagaagaggaggaagccccCTCGGAGCAAAGAGCAGAAGGCTGCAGATGAGCTGGAAGCCTTCCTGGGGGGTGGGGCCCCTGGCAGCCGCCACCCTGGAGGTGGGGACTATGAGGAGCTCTGA